One Nicotiana tomentosiformis chromosome 1, ASM39032v3, whole genome shotgun sequence genomic window, CTGTGAACAGAGCAAAAAACAGAGTATTTTGGTAAAAGAGGCTTGTTGTGAACAGAGCAAAAAACAGAGCATTTTGGTACAAGATACTTGTTGTGAACAGAGCAAGAAACAGAGCATTTTGGTGGAAAGACAAGTAGTAAAGAAAATTCGTCGTAGCCATTCGGAGAACTCTATAAGTTTGTCCCAAGATGAGAAAAAACCTAGAAGAGAATTGATCCGGTCGGCTACAGTAGGATGTCGGAAAGTTATAAACACTGACAGTGTAAAACCAACTATGACGATAACAACTACCTCATATCCAGAGGACGAGATGAGCGGTGACGAATTCAGGAAAACTGTTGAGAATTTTATTGCAAGACAACAGAGATTGTTGAGGGAAGAAGAGTTTTCAGCTGTTGATTCTTATGAATCATAGCCTATTAATTAGTTCATGTTCAAGTTTCATGTACTAGTTTTTGCTCTCTCCCTTTGTAAACTCTTTTTTTATCCCTTGTTATGTTTTTAAGAA contains:
- the LOC104105539 gene encoding uncharacterized protein, whose translation is MEKANAILRYKKRQRMTTLFRFIEFSIFLVIISRFSTQLPLTFKLSTEYFKGLGVTLISPRFVFVLGNAIVIILFLKSGQSSAKDGSTNNVKIDLYDEYKQKCSMNKETHFEQSKKQSILVQDTYCEQSKKQSILVKEACCEQSKKQSILVQDTCCEQSKKQSILVERQVVKKIRRSHSENSISLSQDEKKPRRELIRSATVGCRKVINTDSVKPTMTITTTSYPEDEMSGDEFRKTVENFIARQQRLLREEEFSAVDSYES